From Spartinivicinus ruber, the proteins below share one genomic window:
- a CDS encoding transposase, protein MSGIPGLRGRPLKYSDVAIECCLLLRQVYHLPLRQTEGFTRSLIQLMGLDIKAPDYSCLSKRSASLKLQRLIDSIDPGSHVLVDSTRLKVYGKDEWHQKKHHVKPKKVF, encoded by the coding sequence ATGAGTGGCATCCCAGGCTTACGTGGTAGGCCTCTAAAGTACTCGGATGTAGCCATCGAGTGTTGTCTACTGTTACGTCAGGTGTATCACTTACCGCTACGGCAAACAGAAGGGTTTACACGCTCATTAATCCAGTTAATGGGGCTTGACATAAAAGCACCCGATTATAGTTGTCTATCGAAACGAAGCGCGTCACTCAAACTACAGAGACTCATTGATAGTATTGATCCAGGCTCGCACGTCCTTGTTGATAGCACCAGGCTGAAGGTCTATGGCAAAGATGAATGGCATCAGAAAAAGCATCATGTAAAGCCTAAGAAGGTGTTTTAA
- a CDS encoding IS5 family transposase, with translation MDYPTDLTDTQWEILSPVLPASKWQPGNRGRPPVNRRLIMNGLLYVLTTGCQWRMVPKDFGCWQTVYGYFNSWSQQGVWETIMDTFRKCYREKVGRKADPSAGCIDSQSIKTHTQGIHVGFDGGKKVKGRKRHILVDTLGIIICVVVTSAAVGEREGLKQLLKGYVAKGMTSLLKIWLDSGYSGTPIIDWVKDFHQATREIILEVVERAGKGFNVIKQRWVVERTFSWLINYRRHAKDYEVLTKNSEAMIQITMLHILVRRIA, from the coding sequence ATGGATTATCCAACAGATTTAACTGATACACAATGGGAAATACTGAGCCCTGTATTACCTGCATCCAAATGGCAACCTGGCAATAGAGGCAGACCACCCGTTAATAGACGCCTAATCATGAATGGCTTGCTTTATGTCCTAACAACTGGCTGTCAGTGGCGAATGGTGCCTAAAGACTTTGGCTGTTGGCAGACAGTATACGGTTATTTTAATTCCTGGAGCCAGCAGGGGGTTTGGGAAACCATTATGGATACCTTCAGGAAATGCTATCGTGAAAAAGTAGGAAGAAAAGCCGATCCCAGTGCAGGTTGTATTGATAGTCAAAGTATTAAAACTCATACGCAAGGTATTCATGTTGGTTTTGATGGTGGTAAAAAAGTAAAAGGTCGCAAACGTCATATTTTAGTTGATACGCTTGGTATTATTATCTGTGTTGTAGTGACTTCAGCTGCCGTTGGTGAGCGAGAGGGATTAAAACAGCTACTTAAGGGCTATGTTGCAAAAGGCATGACGAGTTTACTCAAAATTTGGCTGGATAGCGGTTATTCTGGCACGCCTATTATTGATTGGGTTAAAGACTTTCATCAAGCTACTCGAGAAATTATTCTAGAGGTGGTTGAAAGGGCAGGTAAAGGATTCAATGTTATTAAACAGCGCTGGGTGGTTGAGCGTACTTTTTCTTGGCTAATTAACTATAGACGACATGCTAAAGACTATGAGGTTCTAACAAAAAATAGTGAAGCAATGATACAGATTACCATGTTACATATTTTAGTCAGGAGAATCGCTTAA
- a CDS encoding phospholipase D-like domain-containing protein has product MMQTTPISAKNAINQQHIQFTQPQQSTSFRNAQVEKTKQEASPSPFNPLTLDGGAFKKKLEAVIGPTRVGANTVQLDHLRTTNKLPVTSFCSTLENSFVENISSYFSNNKKGVVIDHKAQVFSRAILSENEQANASRSIINTANRLSLITTYAINIIPKGNLSPTLKAMLDGISARQEDDNFTFVLAYNKSKGVQNWFLGKKRTEATQKVDKDNPGNNPWLKAISIYNKLDGVTPISNLKANVILVGLNPSGPAGSHHSKVLVNDNGVLGVTGASLAHLSKENQIDSGVLLSSQHLAAQELDYFANETLKYASAISKVRVQNEDIGLEKLNISSFQKEFNESRAVSESLNHRSLELSQAIEEEFGVHRNKVPVVLLHNKPSANLAAHLTNKMTDKPIGVALSQLFNTAEKGDVMKIRNQFLGGDARKLIISALAKGVDVKILAVYQREQKKNQEALFKEIEQANLGTEAGKISFISPNPHEAFESEHNLSMKVKYDHAKTYILEKGDKNIILSGTYNLDDQSIYRSSESAILIETNDNALKNSLFDELWEASTASILSRDTL; this is encoded by the coding sequence ATGATGCAAACAACACCAATATCTGCTAAAAATGCTATAAATCAACAGCATATACAGTTTACTCAACCGCAACAATCTACTAGTTTTCGAAATGCTCAAGTAGAAAAGACAAAACAAGAGGCGAGTCCATCACCTTTTAATCCTTTAACTTTAGATGGTGGAGCATTTAAGAAGAAATTAGAAGCAGTAATAGGGCCTACTAGAGTCGGGGCTAATACAGTACAATTAGATCACTTGAGGACTACTAATAAACTGCCAGTCACTTCTTTTTGCTCAACACTGGAGAATAGTTTTGTTGAAAATATATCATCTTATTTTTCAAATAATAAGAAGGGTGTAGTAATTGATCATAAAGCTCAAGTTTTTAGTAGAGCTATTTTAAGTGAAAATGAACAGGCTAATGCTTCTCGCAGTATTATAAATACAGCTAATCGATTATCACTTATCACAACCTATGCTATTAATATTATTCCTAAAGGAAATCTGTCTCCGACCCTAAAAGCAATGCTTGATGGAATTTCAGCAAGACAGGAAGATGATAATTTTACATTTGTTCTTGCTTATAATAAAAGCAAAGGAGTACAAAATTGGTTTTTAGGTAAAAAAAGAACTGAAGCTACACAAAAAGTTGATAAAGATAACCCTGGAAACAACCCCTGGTTGAAAGCTATAAGTATATATAACAAATTAGATGGAGTTACTCCAATTAGTAATCTAAAAGCAAATGTAATTTTAGTTGGTTTGAATCCATCTGGGCCAGCAGGGTCTCATCATAGTAAAGTCCTAGTGAACGATAATGGTGTACTTGGTGTAACTGGAGCAAGTCTTGCTCACTTAAGTAAAGAGAATCAAATTGACAGTGGTGTTTTGTTATCTAGCCAGCACCTTGCTGCTCAAGAACTGGATTATTTTGCAAATGAAACCTTAAAGTATGCTTCAGCTATTTCTAAAGTTCGTGTTCAGAATGAAGATATTGGACTAGAAAAACTAAATATATCCTCCTTCCAAAAAGAGTTTAATGAGAGCAGGGCTGTTAGTGAATCTCTGAATCATAGAAGTTTAGAGTTGAGCCAAGCTATTGAAGAAGAGTTTGGTGTACATAGGAATAAGGTACCAGTTGTATTATTACATAACAAACCATCGGCTAATTTGGCTGCTCACTTGACAAATAAGATGACTGATAAGCCTATTGGTGTCGCACTTAGCCAGTTATTTAATACAGCGGAAAAAGGTGATGTTATGAAAATTCGAAACCAGTTTCTAGGTGGTGATGCTAGAAAACTCATAATTTCTGCTTTAGCTAAAGGGGTTGATGTTAAAATTTTAGCGGTTTATCAACGTGAGCAGAAGAAAAATCAAGAAGCTCTTTTTAAGGAAATTGAGCAAGCTAATCTTGGAACTGAAGCTGGAAAAATAAGTTTTATTTCACCTAATCCTCATGAAGCATTTGAAAGTGAACATAACTTGAGTATGAAGGTTAAGTATGATCATGCTAAAACATATATACTGGAAAAAGGAGATAAAAATATTATTTTATCGGGGACATACAATTTAGATGATCAGTCTATATATCGGTCTAGTGAAAGTGCTATCCTTATAGAAACTAATGATAATGCTCTAAAAAATTCTCTTTTTGATGAGCTGTGGGAAGCAAGTACGGCCTCAATTCTAAGCCGGGACACCCTGTAA
- a CDS encoding type III secretion system chaperone yields MKLESALAELGQRWSIPLSLEQGAIKITDKQDREWLLECPENSEVFTIHTSLDARLNSVSDYEYWLNLNADRAKLSCAWIGLYEGELSLGVSFPTDLLNSTQLENLFENMYQLKQSLTKYEPKELNNNSMVIGGIFV; encoded by the coding sequence ATGAAACTTGAATCTGCATTAGCTGAACTTGGACAACGTTGGAGCATTCCTTTGTCACTTGAGCAGGGTGCGATTAAAATTACTGATAAACAAGATAGAGAATGGCTATTAGAGTGTCCTGAAAATAGTGAAGTTTTTACTATTCATACATCACTTGATGCTAGATTGAATTCAGTTAGTGACTATGAATATTGGCTTAATCTAAATGCTGATCGAGCAAAATTGAGTTGTGCTTGGATTGGCCTATATGAAGGAGAGTTATCACTTGGTGTTTCCTTTCCTACAGATTTACTAAATAGTACTCAGTTAGAAAATTTGTTTGAAAATATGTATCAGTTAAAACAAAGTTTAACCAAGTATGAACCGAAAGAATTAAATAATAACTCTATGGTGATTGGTGGCATATTTGTATAG
- a CDS encoding ISL3 family transposase, with protein sequence MFTKRSNSLNITPELLGLSDVEVVKVRSNLSAREITIEVKSTRESVPCRVCNKPTKGHGLGRMLRLRHLPMFGKNTFIEITPRRGLCANCDGDPTTTETLDWYEVNAKMTKPFEHHLLFELVNSTVADVSRKESVDYHVVEALIDRYVESEINYSIIQDLGILGIDEISLKKGYRDFVTLITYRVHDQVHLLGVVEGREKRDIIRFLRTIPRRLRKTIRAICCDLYEGYMNACKAVFKDKVPIVADRFHVRKLYRKSLINLRKSELSRLKKLLTPTEYTALKPAIALLRKQKDHFTEAEKPIVEKLFKRSPKLKLAYQFSRELSAIFDSHITPEIARDKITEWIAEVTDSDLTCFDHFIKTLVKYQQPITNYFIGRHNSGFVEGFNNKVKVLKRRCYGLSSPKKLFQRLIIDTMGLDRFAPGMLAF encoded by the coding sequence ATGTTCACAAAACGTTCAAACTCGCTCAACATTACACCCGAATTATTAGGTTTATCTGACGTTGAAGTGGTCAAGGTACGCTCTAATTTATCAGCACGGGAAATTACCATCGAGGTAAAAAGTACACGAGAGAGCGTGCCTTGCAGAGTCTGTAATAAGCCTACAAAAGGGCATGGTTTGGGGCGGATGTTACGGCTACGGCATTTGCCCATGTTTGGCAAAAACACCTTCATTGAAATAACCCCTCGCCGCGGCCTGTGTGCGAATTGTGATGGTGACCCTACCACGACAGAAACACTCGATTGGTATGAGGTCAATGCTAAAATGACTAAACCCTTTGAACATCACCTGTTGTTTGAGTTAGTCAATTCCACTGTTGCTGATGTGAGTCGTAAAGAGTCAGTCGACTACCACGTAGTTGAAGCATTAATTGATCGCTACGTAGAATCAGAAATTAATTATTCTATTATTCAAGATTTGGGTATTTTAGGGATTGATGAAATTAGTCTGAAAAAAGGCTACCGTGATTTTGTGACCCTGATTACCTATCGAGTGCATGATCAGGTGCACCTGTTGGGAGTAGTAGAGGGGCGAGAAAAAAGGGATATCATCAGGTTTTTGCGTACAATACCTCGCCGTTTACGGAAGACGATTCGAGCGATTTGTTGTGATTTATATGAGGGTTACATGAATGCTTGTAAAGCAGTATTCAAAGATAAAGTACCCATCGTGGCGGATCGTTTCCATGTTAGAAAACTATATCGTAAAAGCCTCATTAATTTGCGAAAATCCGAGTTAAGTCGACTAAAGAAGCTACTAACACCGACAGAGTATACTGCCTTAAAACCAGCCATTGCTTTACTACGAAAACAAAAAGATCATTTTACGGAAGCGGAAAAGCCAATTGTTGAAAAGCTGTTTAAGCGGTCACCTAAACTGAAGCTAGCCTATCAATTTAGCCGTGAATTAAGTGCTATTTTCGATAGCCATATAACGCCAGAAATAGCCAGAGATAAAATAACCGAGTGGATTGCTGAGGTCACTGATTCTGACCTAACCTGCTTTGATCATTTCATTAAAACCTTAGTGAAATACCAGCAGCCAATCACGAATTATTTTATTGGTCGTCACAACAGTGGGTTTGTAGAAGGTTTTAATAATAAGGTGAAAGTATTAAAGCGTCGGTGCTATGGGTTGTCCAGTCCCAAAAAGCTCTTTCAGCGGTTAATCATTGATACGATGGGGTTAGATCGGTTTGCTCCAGGCATGCTGGCTTTTTGA
- a CDS encoding integrase core domain-containing protein produces MRRSTQRREEPIFFYLYLILDVFSRKVVGWEVHDCERSSLAADLIQKAFWRENLHKIHQQPLILHSDNGSPMKGSALQVKLAELGIEPSYSRPRVSNDNAYAESIFKTTKYRPDFPHQGFTSLESAQRWVDQFVHWYNHEHQHSGLKFVTPVQRHTGEDLVILSRRKQVYEQAKAASPNRWSGNIRNWELADEVHLNPERNQTR; encoded by the coding sequence ATCAGACGATCCACGCAAAGACGCGAAGAGCCCATCTTTTTTTACCTGTATTTGATCCTTGATGTTTTCAGCCGCAAGGTGGTTGGCTGGGAGGTGCACGATTGTGAGCGTAGTAGCCTAGCGGCAGACTTAATACAGAAAGCCTTCTGGCGGGAAAATCTCCATAAAATTCACCAGCAGCCCCTGATATTACATTCAGATAATGGGAGTCCAATGAAGGGAAGCGCTTTACAAGTCAAACTCGCTGAACTTGGTATTGAGCCTTCTTATAGTCGACCGCGAGTTAGCAATGACAATGCTTATGCAGAGTCCATATTTAAGACCACTAAATACCGACCAGATTTCCCTCACCAAGGGTTTACCTCATTAGAAAGCGCTCAACGGTGGGTTGATCAATTTGTTCATTGGTATAACCATGAGCATCAGCATAGTGGATTAAAGTTTGTAACACCGGTACAACGCCATACAGGTGAAGACCTAGTTATTTTAAGCCGGCGGAAACAGGTTTATGAGCAAGCTAAAGCAGCTTCCCCTAACCGATGGAGTGGGAATATACGAAACTGGGAGTTGGCAGATGAAGTCCACTTAAACCCTGAGAGAAATCAAACTCGTTAA
- a CDS encoding transposase — protein sequence MLQACWLFDHSTQRREEPINYSIIQDLGILGIDEISLKKGYRDFVTLITYRVHDQVHLLGVVEGREKRDIIRFLRTIPRRLRKTIRAICCDLYEGYMNACKAVFKDKVPIVADRFHVRKLYRKSLINLRKSELSRLKKLLTPTEYTALKPAIALLRKQKDHFTEAEKPIVEKLFKRSPKLKLAYQFSRELSAIFDSHITPEIARDKITEWIAEVTDSDLTCFDHFIKTLVKYQQPITNYFIGRHNSGFVEGFNNKVKVLKRRCYGLSSPKKLFQRLIIDTMGLDRFAPGMLAF from the coding sequence TTGCTCCAGGCATGCTGGCTTTTTGATCATTCCACGCAAAGACGCGAAGAGCCAATTAATTATTCTATTATTCAAGATTTGGGTATTTTAGGGATTGATGAAATTAGTCTGAAAAAAGGCTACCGTGATTTTGTGACCCTGATTACCTATCGAGTGCATGATCAGGTGCACCTGTTGGGAGTAGTAGAGGGGCGAGAAAAAAGGGATATCATCAGGTTTTTGCGTACAATACCTCGCCGTTTACGGAAGACGATTCGAGCGATTTGTTGTGATTTATATGAGGGTTACATGAATGCTTGTAAAGCAGTATTCAAAGATAAAGTACCCATCGTGGCGGATCGTTTCCATGTTAGAAAACTATATCGTAAAAGCCTCATTAATTTGCGAAAATCCGAGTTAAGTCGACTAAAGAAGCTACTAACACCGACAGAGTATACTGCCTTAAAACCAGCCATTGCTTTACTACGAAAACAAAAAGATCATTTTACGGAAGCGGAAAAGCCAATTGTTGAAAAGCTGTTTAAGCGGTCACCTAAACTGAAGCTAGCCTATCAATTTAGCCGTGAATTAAGTGCTATTTTCGATAGCCATATAACGCCAGAAATAGCCAGAGATAAAATAACCGAGTGGATTGCTGAGGTCACTGATTCTGACCTAACCTGCTTTGATCATTTCATTAAAACCTTAGTGAAATACCAGCAGCCAATCACGAATTATTTTATTGGTCGTCACAACAGTGGGTTTGTAGAAGGTTTTAATAATAAGGTGAAAGTATTAAAGCGTCGGTGCTATGGGTTGTCCAGTCCCAAAAAGCTCTTTCAGCGGTTAATCATTGATACGATGGGGTTAGATCGGTTTGCTCCAGGCATGCTGGCTTTTTGA
- a CDS encoding SdrD B-like domain-containing protein: MAKNIYALPIFIGMLSAPYSLLSSAETTSSIGDRVWADRNANGIQETGEAGVEGVAVELVQCELEGAVASTFTDGEGYYSFNNIEAGSYKIVFKPSQGEFVTEQNRIKPNIQKVELKITVRQDWGSRSYQGTAKGIFELIDKSGNVVASKTWEKTRNTGNSYLDNNNETITLAGQGEGLTLRIRDNGSSGSTWGDDWSVKSLLLNDKKVDQVIHWKEMGVEVDSNIIAYGAYTRTGFTFNYAGKKTLSSSAITIPLGDDEGSLENSDNDHLNSDVISESGETACFNLQANEHKKDIDAALLVETEVPEEGDGISIIGDTVFNDTNGNGQQDGTETGIENVTVNLFYPDNTLALTTKTDKNGNYRFELTSPGCYKVDAVKPDNYEFTLPQTGSFSNICLSGGDERDDIDFGLKKKPENVCLELKGPTTIWEGGSGSYQLVTSTPSEKDAYYQVRFSNGSARFVGNQPGKERQDIMWGGYYTVTQKTCWWIFCNERKWNVYNRVPNGTYTTSNRPMVGPKDATWDFSVFDKGRYSNTNTVQVKIPAGSTTSPIIRVNAWRERITIDNEIHNRNSGREGRETFYASVINPPKNNSCKTQTTVGINDSPYITAVSPIGLDLNNDGKIGVTGDSTKKLKTNGIIGKTVQFDIDSDGALETIEWFAGDGDGILVDNKDGKASTNMNGSRLYGDDNGRYQHGFNKLALLDKNKDGRLTGDELIGIQLWVDNGNAIVDEGELKDLVHYDIIAISVEMSPADGYMRSTALTSEGKNIMTEDVWFKMSKENTQ, encoded by the coding sequence ATGGCTAAAAATATTTATGCATTGCCTATATTTATAGGCATGCTATCTGCTCCTTATTCTTTACTTTCAAGTGCCGAAACAACAAGCTCCATCGGCGATCGTGTTTGGGCTGACAGAAATGCAAACGGTATTCAAGAAACCGGAGAGGCGGGTGTAGAAGGAGTCGCTGTGGAACTGGTTCAGTGTGAATTGGAAGGTGCTGTTGCTTCTACATTTACAGATGGAGAGGGTTACTATAGCTTCAATAATATTGAAGCGGGATCTTATAAAATAGTTTTTAAGCCTTCTCAAGGAGAGTTTGTTACAGAGCAGAATCGTATTAAGCCTAACATACAAAAAGTTGAGTTAAAAATTACAGTGCGACAGGACTGGGGAAGTCGCTCTTATCAAGGTACTGCAAAAGGAATTTTTGAGCTTATAGATAAAAGTGGCAACGTTGTTGCCAGTAAAACATGGGAAAAAACCCGTAACACTGGAAACTCATATCTAGATAATAATAATGAAACTATTACGTTAGCCGGACAGGGAGAAGGGTTAACACTACGTATTCGTGACAATGGTAGCAGCGGTAGTACTTGGGGAGATGACTGGAGTGTCAAGTCTTTACTTCTCAATGACAAAAAAGTGGACCAGGTTATTCATTGGAAAGAGATGGGCGTTGAGGTTGATAGTAATATCATTGCCTACGGAGCATATACTAGAACTGGCTTTACCTTTAATTATGCAGGTAAAAAAACATTATCGAGTAGCGCTATTACCATCCCGCTGGGTGACGATGAGGGCTCTCTAGAAAATAGTGATAACGATCATTTAAATAGCGATGTCATATCTGAATCAGGTGAAACCGCTTGTTTTAACCTACAAGCAAATGAACATAAAAAAGACATTGATGCTGCGTTGCTTGTTGAAACAGAAGTGCCTGAAGAAGGAGATGGAATAAGTATCATAGGGGATACCGTATTCAATGATACCAATGGTAATGGCCAACAAGATGGTACTGAAACGGGTATAGAGAATGTTACTGTCAATTTATTTTATCCAGACAATACCTTGGCTTTGACAACTAAGACTGATAAAAATGGTAATTACCGATTTGAACTAACAAGCCCTGGCTGTTACAAAGTTGACGCTGTTAAGCCAGATAATTATGAGTTTACTTTGCCACAAACAGGGTCATTTTCTAATATTTGCTTATCTGGTGGTGATGAAAGAGATGACATTGATTTTGGATTGAAGAAAAAGCCTGAAAATGTATGTCTAGAACTTAAGGGGCCAACCACTATTTGGGAGGGTGGCTCAGGCTCCTATCAGTTAGTCACTTCCACACCATCTGAAAAAGATGCTTATTACCAAGTAAGGTTTAGCAATGGTTCAGCCAGGTTTGTAGGAAACCAACCAGGCAAAGAGCGTCAAGATATTATGTGGGGAGGCTATTATACAGTTACCCAAAAAACTTGTTGGTGGATTTTCTGTAATGAGCGTAAATGGAATGTCTATAATCGAGTACCTAATGGCACTTATACTACCAGCAATCGTCCAATGGTTGGGCCTAAAGATGCTACATGGGATTTTTCAGTGTTTGATAAAGGACGCTATAGCAACACAAATACTGTACAAGTAAAAATCCCTGCAGGCAGCACTACTTCCCCAATTATCCGAGTAAATGCATGGCGAGAAAGGATTACTATTGATAATGAAATTCATAACAGAAACTCTGGTAGAGAAGGCCGCGAAACCTTTTATGCTAGTGTGATAAATCCTCCTAAAAACAACTCTTGTAAAACCCAGACTACCGTTGGAATCAACGACTCGCCATATATTACTGCGGTAAGCCCAATTGGACTTGACTTAAATAATGATGGGAAAATTGGCGTAACAGGCGATTCTACCAAGAAACTAAAAACTAATGGTATTATTGGTAAAACTGTTCAATTTGATATTGATAGTGATGGGGCACTTGAAACTATCGAGTGGTTTGCTGGGGATGGAGATGGCATTCTAGTGGACAACAAAGATGGTAAAGCCTCAACCAATATGAACGGTAGTCGATTATATGGCGATGATAATGGACGTTATCAACACGGATTCAATAAACTAGCCTTGCTTGATAAAAATAAAGATGGTCGCTTAACAGGTGATGAACTCATCGGAATCCAATTATGGGTAGACAATGGCAATGCTATCGTCGATGAGGGCGAGTTAAAAGACTTGGTGCATTATGACATTATCGCCATTAGTGTTGAGATGTCCCCTGCTGATGGTTACATGCGCTCTACTGCATTAACGTCAGAAGGAAAAAACATTATGACAGAAGATGTGTGGTTTAAAATGTCTAAGGAGAATACTCAATAA
- a CDS encoding 5'-nucleotidase, lipoprotein e(P4) family, translating to MKKIDTLFLAVLLSSSFNVAANESTMNLNGPSKNGTNNQYIAAVAWKQTAAEYRALYYQGYTLAKLRVQDALKTRKKGDKPLAIVTDLDDTVLLPLAYWSILMKQGKDFFDDPTWDAWVPLNQMTLAPGAADFFKFCEKNNVEVFYVTSRNQGKPTYEIAMSNIRHAKLPNADTDHLVVLSDTSNKEKPQSKIEKTHNIIAFLGDNLNDFSRKFYSSNTEERLSLMEEEKHQFGKRYIIFPNPTDGHWLKAIFGDSEPPASDKNRKIFLESTIKVLSK from the coding sequence ATGAAAAAAATAGACACCCTTTTTCTCGCTGTATTACTTTCCTCGAGCTTTAATGTTGCCGCAAATGAATCAACAATGAACTTAAACGGACCCTCAAAGAATGGAACCAACAATCAATATATTGCCGCCGTTGCCTGGAAGCAAACCGCAGCAGAATACAGAGCACTATATTACCAAGGCTATACTCTTGCAAAACTCCGTGTGCAAGATGCGCTTAAAACCCGTAAAAAGGGTGATAAGCCCTTAGCAATTGTAACTGATTTAGATGATACCGTTTTACTACCACTTGCTTATTGGAGCATATTGATGAAGCAAGGTAAAGACTTCTTTGATGATCCCACTTGGGATGCTTGGGTACCTCTCAACCAAATGACCCTTGCTCCTGGTGCTGCTGACTTTTTTAAATTTTGTGAAAAAAATAATGTAGAAGTATTTTATGTTACAAGCCGAAATCAAGGTAAGCCTACTTATGAAATTGCTATGTCAAATATAAGGCATGCTAAATTACCTAATGCAGATACAGATCACTTAGTTGTTCTTAGTGATACATCTAATAAAGAGAAACCACAAAGTAAAATCGAAAAAACTCATAATATTATTGCATTTTTAGGAGATAACCTTAATGATTTTTCGAGAAAGTTTTATTCATCAAATACAGAAGAAAGACTCTCATTAATGGAAGAAGAAAAGCACCAGTTTGGGAAACGTTATATTATTTTTCCAAATCCAACTGATGGGCATTGGCTCAAAGCAATTTTTGGCGATTCAGAGCCACCTGCAAGCGACAAAAATAGAAAAATATTTCTAGAATCTACAATAAAAGTTCTAAGTAAATAA
- a CDS encoding substrate-binding periplasmic protein translates to MKSFLFIFTITICLNSFADSTEGITYLTEEYPPYNFKDEEGNVVGINVDILVEMFKLLGSSKSRKDIKLQPWVRAYRTTKDTTEKTALFTTSRTTKREELFKWVGPLVGGTTSLIVLKSNPNNVSISSDADFLKYKYAVIRDDSAESLLLARNVPKKNLSYSTKFLSMIKKLQNNQVDAIPYNFITASALMKKNNINPDTIKPIVDIPRPNSKGNHIAFNKSVSDSIILEHQKALEKVLSNEELVESIKKRYLSLN, encoded by the coding sequence ATGAAATCATTTTTATTTATTTTCACGATAACAATCTGTTTAAACTCATTTGCTGACTCTACCGAAGGAATTACATATCTAACTGAAGAGTACCCTCCATATAACTTTAAGGATGAAGAAGGTAATGTTGTTGGAATTAATGTAGACATTTTAGTTGAAATGTTTAAACTGCTTGGTAGCTCAAAGAGTAGAAAAGATATAAAACTACAACCTTGGGTAAGAGCTTATAGAACAACTAAAGATACTACTGAGAAAACAGCTCTATTTACTACATCTAGAACTACTAAACGAGAAGAATTATTTAAATGGGTTGGTCCTTTAGTTGGAGGTACGACAAGTTTGATAGTATTAAAAAGTAACCCAAATAATGTAAGCATTAGCTCAGATGCTGATTTTCTTAAATATAAATATGCTGTTATCAGAGATGACTCAGCAGAAAGCCTATTATTAGCAAGAAATGTACCAAAGAAAAATTTAAGTTATTCAACTAAGTTTCTATCGATGATAAAAAAACTACAAAATAATCAAGTTGATGCTATTCCATATAATTTTATTACTGCAAGTGCTTTAATGAAAAAGAATAATATAAACCCAGATACTATAAAGCCAATAGTAGATATTCCACGGCCTAATAGCAAAGGAAACCACATAGCCTTTAATAAGTCGGTTAGTGACAGTATTATACTAGAACATCAAAAAGCTTTAGAAAAAGTATTATCCAATGAAGAATTGGTTGAATCTATCAAAAAGAGATATTTAAGTTTAAACTGA